A genomic region of Eucalyptus grandis isolate ANBG69807.140 chromosome 5, ASM1654582v1, whole genome shotgun sequence contains the following coding sequences:
- the LOC104444124 gene encoding uncharacterized protein LOC104444124 yields MAVVLEILRGATSGAFLGEALVLVACVGISVILGVLVGWSWRPGWVSRSAEDISEAPTFADPPTAISDSSSSRGEREKSGLVNGDDLEHLCRLVEVKDGGPAWIQMMEKSVPTMSYQAWRRDPETGPPQYRSRTVFEDATPEMVRDFFWDDESRLKWDDMLVKASILEECPTTGTMVVQWVRKFPFFCSDREYIIGRRIWESGRSYYCVTKGVPCSSVPRQNKPRRVDLYYSSWCIRAVESRRGDGQLTACEVLLFHHEDMGIPWEIAKLGVRQGMWGAVKKIDPGLRKYQKERALEAPRSRCAFLAQINTKVSPDYLKSLESSGKEDPSETEAHDEPRKPLVPRLLLVGGAIALACSLDRGLFTKAVVFGVARRFGNAGRR; encoded by the exons ATGGCTGTTGTTCTGGAGATTCTGAGAGGAGCCACGAGCGGGGCGTTCTTGGGTGAGGCCTTGGTGCTGGTGGCTTGTGTGGGGATTTCGGTGATTCTTGGAGTTCTAGTCGGATGGTCGTGGAGACCCGGGTGGGTTTCTCGATCTGCGGAGGACATATCCGAAGCGCCGACTTTCGCTGACCCTCCAACCGCCATTTCTGACTCCAG TTCGTCACggggcgagagagagaaatcgggcCTTGTCAACGGTGATGATTTGGAGCATCTGTGCCGACTCGTGGAGGTCAAAGATGGAGGGCCTGCTTGGATTCAGATGATGGAGAAGTCGGTGCCCACCATGAGCTATCAAGCTTGGCGAAGAGATCCTGAG ACCGGGCCTCCCCAATACCGGAGTAGGACTGTTTTTGAGGACGCGACACCTGAAATGGTGAGGGACTTCTTCTGGGATGATGAGTCCCGGTTGAAGTGGGACGATATGCTTGTTAAAGCTTCGATTTTGGAGGAGTGCCCTACTACTGGAACCATGGTGGTGCAATGGGTCCGTAAG TTTCCATTCTTCTGTAGTGACAGAGAATATATCATAGGCCGACGGATTTGGGAATCAGGACGATCGTACTATTGTGTTACAAAG GGAGTGCCTTGCTCCTCTGTTCCTAGGCAAAATAAACCAAGACGTGTGGACCTATACTACTCAAGTTGGTGCATCCGTGCAG TTGAATCTAGAAGAGGCGATGGCCAGCTAACTGCCTGTGAAGTGTTGCTGTTTCATCACGAGGATATGGGCATACCTTGGGAAATTGCGAAGCTTGGAGTACGCCAAGGCATGTGGGGAGCTGTGAAGAAGATCGATCCTGGTCTACGCAAGTATCAGAAGGAACGAGCCTTGGAGGCTCCGCGGTCACGTTGTGCTTTCCTGGCACAGATCAATACTAAAGTCAGCCCAGACTACCTCAAGTCTCTAGAGAGTTCTGGTAAAGAAGATCCATCGGAGACTGAAGCCCATGATgagccgaggaaacccttggtGCCGAGGCTCCTGTTAGTGGGAGGGGCTATCGCTCTTGCCTGCAGTCTCGACCGGGGCCTTTTCACCAAGGCCGTTGTATTCGGAGTAGCTAGAAGGTTTGGAAACGCCGGACGGAGATAG
- the LOC120293605 gene encoding metal transporter Nramp1-like, producing MQAGANDVYELLWVILIGMMFALIIQSLAANLGVTTGKHLAELCKVEYPPLVKYCLWLLAEVAVIAADIPEGISLSLSLIIMPFIISGRRTHVRYLIFPFTNYSSVVTNLYRLFHQMELHLQA from the exons ATGCAAGCCGGAGCAAATGATGTATACGAG CTTCTGTGGGTTATACTCATTGGAATGATGTTTGCTCTCATCATCCAATCGCTGGCTGCTAATCTCGGAGTGACCACTG GCAAACACCTGGCTGAGCTATGCAAGGTCGAGTATCCACCGTTGGTGAAGTATTGTCTATGGCTTCTGGCTGAAGTGGCCGTCATAGCCGCCGATATACCCGaaggcatctctctctctctctctctcattatcATGCCCTTCATCATATCAGGTCGTAGAACTCATGTTCGGTATCTCATATTTCCTTTTACGAACTATTCTTCAGTTGTCACAAATCTTTATCGACTTTTTCATCAAATGGAGCTGCATTTACAAGCGTGA
- the LOC104444126 gene encoding LOW QUALITY PROTEIN: subtilisin-like protease SBT3.5 (The sequence of the model RefSeq protein was modified relative to this genomic sequence to represent the inferred CDS: inserted 4 bases in 3 codons) has translation MRNLATSLVVACFLLGQWGITRTVKAKSNVYIVYFGVRKQGDPTVETDSHHDMLASVLGSKEAAAISILYSYRHGFSGFAAKLTESQAQELAGFPGVVRVMPNTLFRLQTTRSWDFLGLSPSHSPTSLLYKSRMGDGVIVGMIDTGIWPESKSFSDEGLGPILSXWKGGCEPAEQFDPAKHCNRKIIGARWFVDGFLAEYGKPLNAXGDLEFLSPRDANGHGTHTSSTAVGSFVSNVSYRGIGYGTARGGAPRARLAVYKVCWNVLNVQCSSADILKAFDEAIHDGVDVLSVSIGTAIPLFSDVDDRDAIATGAFHAVAQGITVVCGAGNDGPAAQTVQNTAPWILTVGATSIDRAFRTIITLGNNETLVGQAIYTGKEIGFTTLLYPEGTTLDPTSAGVCERLSPNATLMAGKVVLCFTSIARRFEVVPLASAAVKASRGIGVIVAKNPSDGLAPCSGDFPCVEVDYEIGTQILVYFRSARFPKVKLSPTITAVGKAVQAKVAFFSSRGPSSISPAVLKPDVTAPGXNILAATSPFSPSEDNGYRILSGTSMATPHVAGIVALLKALHPDWSPAAFRSALVTTAWRTNPPGFPIFASGFPPKLADPFDMGGGNVNPNSAAEPGLIYDVGTPDYILYLCAMGYNDTEISHLTGKPAPCPARRPSVSDVNLPSITIPRLTSTVTVTRTVTNTGNPKLRYWAVIEPPSGTTVTVRPHVLAFDRETKKAAFSVTVCAAAPVNTGYYFGSLVWTDGVHAVRSPLAVRIVNQTPFHSTE, from the exons ATGAGAAACTTGGCAACTTCGCTGGTGGTCGCATGTTTTCTTCTTGGGCAATGGGGCATTACCAGAACGGTGAAGGCAAAGAGCAAT GTTTATATTGTGTACTTTGGAGTGAGGAAGCAAGGCGATCCCACAGTGGAGACCGATTCGCATCATGACATGCTTGCATCAGTACTTGGGAG CAAGGAAGCGGCCGCCATATCGATCTTGTACAGCTATAGGCATGGCTTCTCTGGTTTTGCTGCGAAGCTTACTGAGTCTCAGGCACAAGAACTCGCCG GATTCCCTGGGGTCGTCCGCGTTATGCCTAATACCCTTTTCCGCCTGCAAACTACTCGGAGCTGGGATTTCCTTGGTCTGTCTCCCTCTCATTCACCCACCAGTCTCCTTTACAAAAGCAGGATGGGTGATGGAGTTATAGTAGGCATGATAGATACAG GAATTTGGCCGGAGTCAAAGTCATTCAGCGATGAAGGCCTTGGACCGATCCTGTC CTGGAAAGGTGGTTGCGAACCGGCGGAGCAATTCGATCCAGCCAAACACTGCAACAGAAAGATAATAGGGGCTCGCTGGTTCGTGGATGGATTCCTCGCAGAGTATGGAAAACCATTGAATG TCGGGGACCTGGAGTTCTTGTCGCCGAGAGACGCAAATGGACATGGGACTCACACGTCCAGCACCGCCGTGGGTTCTTTTGTGAGCAATGTCAGTTACAGAGGAATTGGGTATGGAACGGCGAGAGGTGGTGCTCCCCGTGCCCGGCTAGCGGTGTACAAGGTGTGCTGGAATGTGCTCAACGTACAGTGCTCGTCTGCAGACATATTGAAAGCATTTGACGAGGCAATTCATGATGGAGTGGACGTGCTGTCTGTGTCTATTGGGACTGCGATTCCTCTCTTCTCCGATGTGGATGACCGAGATGCCATTGCTACCGGTGCATTCCATGCTGTGGCACAAGGAATAACTGTAGTTTGTGGAGCCGGCAATGATGGACCGGCGGCTCAAACAGTGCAGAACACAGCGCCGTGGATACTAACTGTCGGAGCAACTTCCATCGACCGAGCCTTCCGTACTATCATAACCCTCGGAAACAATGAAACGTTAGTG GGCCAAGCCATATACACAGGAAAGGAAATCGGTTTTACGACTTTGCTATATCCAGAAGGCACAACCCTCGATCCTACTTCGGCAGG GGTATGTGAACGTCTCTCCCCTAATGCAACATTGATGGCTGGGAAAGTGGTCCTGTGCTTCACCTCCATAGCACGTAGGTTTGAGGTAGTACCACTCGCCTCAGCGGCTGTGAAGGCGTCTAGGGGCATTGGCGTGATTGTTGCCAAGAACCCTAGTGACGGGTTGGCTCCGTGCAGCGGCGACTTCCCATGTGTCGAGGTGGATTACGAGATTGGAACCCAAATTCTAGTCTACTTCCGCTCGGCAAG ATTCCCTAAGGTAAAGTTGAGCCCGACAATAACTGCTGTCGGCAAAGCAGTCCAGGCAAAGGTCGCCTTCTTCTCTTCCAGAGGGCCGAGCTCTATTTCTCCAGCTGTTCTCAAG CCAGATGTAACAGCACCCG TGAACATACTGGCCGCCACTTCGCCCTTCAGTCCGTCGGAGGACAATGGATACAGGATACTCTCGGGAACTTCTATGGCCACCCCTCACGTTGCGGGCATCGTGGCGCTCCTCAAAGCGCTTCACCCGGATTGGTCGCCGGCGGCATTTAGATCAGCCCTTGTGACTACTG CCTGGAGGACCAACCCGCCGGGTTTTCCCATATTTGCCTCAGGATTTCCTCCGAAACTGGCCGACCCGTTCGACATGGGAGGCGGCAATGTGAACCCGAACTCCGCGGCCGAACCAGGCCTAATCTACGACGTGGGCACGCCTGACTACATCCTCTACCTATGCGCCATGGGCTACAACGACACCGAGATCTCTCATCTGACCGGAAAGCCCGCTCCTTGCCCCGCTAGAAGACCCTCTGTCTCCGATGTGAACCTCCCCTCCATAACCATCCCGAGGCTCACGAGCACTGTCACCGTGACCAGGACCGTCACGAACACCGGAAACCCCAAGTTGAGATACTGGGCTGTGATTGAGCCGCCCTCCGGCACCACGGTGACGGTGAGGCCTCACGTCCTGGCATTCGATCGGGAAACCAAGAAGGCCGCCTTCAGCGTCACGGTCTGCGCCGCCGCACCGGTGAACACGGGGTACTACTTTGGAAGCTTGGTTTGGACCGATGGAGTGCACGCCGTGAGGAGTCCCCTGGCCGTCAGGATAGTGAATCAAACTCCATTCCACTCGACTGAATAG
- the LOC120293070 gene encoding histone H4: MSGRGKGGKGLGKGGAKRHRKVLRDNIQGITKPAIRRLARRGGVKRISGLIYEETRGVLKIFLENVIRDAVTYTEHARRKTVTAMDVVYALKRQGRTLYGFGG, encoded by the coding sequence atgtCGGGAAGAGGGAAGGGAGGGAAGGGGCTGGGGAAGGGAGGCGCGAAGCGGCACCGGAAGGTGCTGCGGGACAACATCCAGGGCATCACCAAGCCGGCCATCCGGCGGCTGGCCCGCCGGGGCGGGGTCAAGCGCATCAGCGGCCTCATCTACGAGGAGACCCGCGGGGTGCTCAAGATCTTCCTGGAGAACGTGATCCGCGACGCCGTGACCTACACCGAGCACGCCCGGCGGAAGACCGTGACGGCCATGGACGTGGTGTACGCGCTCAAGCGGCAGGGCCGGACCCTGTACGGGTTCGGAGGCTGA